One genomic window of Pseudomonas aeruginosa includes the following:
- a CDS encoding type II secretion system protein GspD, giving the protein MHPCHRPSFAFLRHPLSIVVCLALLAGCSTSPLQFPEPLLAKSEKAKATEGVALVSDDGKKAPASLAVPKTEFSGTPTSPRSIVGGVVDRMDKAILDDKKADISLNVEDVQLAAFINEVFGNILGLPFEIESALKEKTDRVTVRLEQPQTAQMVYEVARQVLVNYGVEILHQGDIYRFQIKQVGLSPDEPPILISGEARPSVPIAYRPVFQFVALHSVDPKDVIPWLNSAYEKSGLSVMADGARSGLMLKGMSSIVNQATEAVRLLDQPFMRGRHSLRIDPAFVSAADMASQLKSVIAAQGYSVGIGEAVGSIMLVPLESSNGLIVFANDGQLLDLVREWAQQVDRAPMAVAAGIGEEKEGLFFYEARNTRVTELAKSLRALVSGFAGEGAYGITSGLQSSASKRSGGGRRAGDDGAAPAVAPLLQAAGAAALVGGDGANGLLGGLAAGISGSGTIVEDENRNAILFRGAARTWQQMQGLLREMDKPARQVLIEVTVASVSLSDTQELGVEWEMLNGSFNSATSTGSKGSAGKGGFNYVINTAGGNTAAIQAMADNQRVRVLATPRILVKSGEQANINVGRDIPIPTAQVNDDSTTAGSTNLRNEIAYRSTGTILNVAPVVYSDSRVDLTVSQELSDSGGSSGGGGKASGGGISAPEISRTSLETSLTLKSGGSVLMGGLIRDNITDSNAGVPLLKDIPGIGFLFGRQKAVKTREEVIMLIQPYVLESDADAREVTEKLRAMLSKTLACSDRPGACRME; this is encoded by the coding sequence ATGCACCCTTGCCATAGGCCGAGCTTTGCCTTCTTGCGCCACCCGTTGTCCATTGTCGTCTGTCTGGCCCTATTGGCAGGTTGCAGTACTTCCCCATTGCAGTTTCCCGAACCATTGCTCGCGAAGTCGGAAAAAGCCAAGGCAACCGAGGGCGTAGCCCTGGTGAGCGACGACGGAAAGAAAGCTCCGGCATCGTTGGCTGTTCCGAAGACGGAGTTCAGTGGCACGCCCACATCGCCTCGGTCGATCGTAGGCGGTGTAGTCGATCGAATGGACAAGGCGATCCTCGACGACAAGAAGGCTGACATCAGTCTGAACGTGGAGGACGTGCAGCTTGCCGCATTCATCAACGAGGTATTCGGCAACATCCTCGGTTTGCCGTTTGAGATCGAAAGCGCTCTGAAGGAAAAGACTGATCGCGTGACCGTTCGTTTGGAACAGCCGCAGACTGCACAGATGGTCTACGAAGTCGCGCGCCAGGTGCTCGTCAACTACGGCGTGGAGATACTCCACCAAGGCGATATCTATCGCTTCCAGATCAAGCAGGTAGGGCTCAGCCCGGACGAGCCGCCCATTCTCATCAGTGGCGAAGCACGGCCTAGTGTGCCGATTGCCTATCGGCCGGTATTTCAATTCGTGGCGTTGCACAGCGTCGACCCCAAGGATGTGATTCCCTGGTTGAACAGTGCCTACGAAAAATCCGGCCTGAGCGTGATGGCCGATGGTGCGCGGAGTGGCTTGATGCTCAAGGGCATGTCTTCCATCGTCAACCAGGCCACCGAAGCCGTCCGCCTTCTCGATCAACCTTTCATGCGTGGACGTCACAGCCTGCGTATCGACCCGGCCTTCGTCAGTGCTGCCGACATGGCCAGTCAACTCAAGAGCGTGATTGCGGCGCAAGGCTACAGCGTCGGTATCGGCGAAGCGGTCGGCAGCATAATGCTGGTACCGCTGGAAAGTTCCAATGGCCTCATCGTCTTCGCCAACGATGGCCAACTTCTCGACTTGGTGCGCGAGTGGGCGCAGCAGGTCGACAGGGCTCCGATGGCGGTTGCCGCAGGTATCGGCGAGGAGAAGGAAGGACTGTTCTTCTACGAAGCTCGCAATACCCGTGTCACCGAACTGGCCAAGTCGTTGCGGGCATTGGTATCGGGGTTCGCCGGGGAGGGGGCCTACGGGATCACCTCCGGACTGCAAAGCAGCGCTTCCAAGCGATCTGGCGGTGGCAGGCGCGCCGGAGACGATGGTGCGGCACCGGCGGTGGCTCCCTTGCTGCAAGCCGCAGGTGCCGCAGCGTTGGTGGGGGGCGACGGTGCTAACGGTTTGCTCGGTGGCTTGGCGGCCGGTATCAGCGGCAGCGGCACCATAGTGGAGGACGAGAATCGAAACGCCATCTTGTTCCGAGGAGCGGCGCGTACCTGGCAGCAGATGCAGGGCTTGCTCCGGGAAATGGACAAGCCGGCCCGCCAGGTATTGATCGAGGTGACGGTGGCCAGCGTAAGTCTCAGCGACACCCAGGAGTTGGGCGTGGAGTGGGAGATGCTCAACGGCAGTTTCAATAGCGCGACCTCGACCGGAAGCAAGGGCAGCGCCGGGAAAGGAGGCTTCAACTACGTCATCAACACCGCCGGAGGCAATACCGCAGCCATCCAGGCAATGGCGGACAATCAACGAGTCCGGGTACTCGCCACTCCCCGTATCTTGGTCAAGAGCGGCGAGCAGGCCAACATCAATGTCGGTCGGGATATTCCTATCCCAACGGCCCAGGTCAATGACGACAGCACCACTGCTGGAAGCACCAACCTGCGCAATGAAATTGCCTACCGCTCTACCGGCACAATTCTGAATGTCGCCCCCGTAGTCTACTCGGATAGTCGGGTCGATCTTACGGTCAGCCAGGAGTTGAGCGACAGTGGCGGTTCTTCCGGCGGCGGTGGCAAGGCCAGTGGCGGAGGAATCAGCGCTCCGGAGATTTCCAGGACGTCGCTGGAAACATCGCTTACGTTGAAAAGCGGTGGGTCGGTGCTGATGGGGGGGCTGATTCGGGACAACATAACGGACTCCAACGCTGGCGTGCCTCTCCTGAAGGACATTCCCGGGATCGGTTTCCTCTTCGGACGCCAGAAAGCCGTGAAGACCCGTGAAGAAGTCATCATGTTGATCCAGCCTTACGTGCTGGAAAGTGATGCCGATGCCAGGGAAGTGACGGAAAAGCTGCGCGCCATGCTGAGCAAGACACTGGCCTGCTCCGATAGACCGGGCGCCTGCCGTATGGAATGA